In the genome of Podospora pseudocomata strain CBS 415.72m chromosome 7, whole genome shotgun sequence, the window cctcctcctcctccgccgccgggaGGAGCGCCTGcgcctgctgctcctgcggGTGGTAGGCCGGCGGCGTTCTTGGGGGAGATTCAAGCTGGAAGGGCTCTCAGGAAGACGCAGACCAAGGACAAGAGcggggctgctgttgcgggaCGGGTGCTGGATTAATGATGGGGGTTTCTTACAAGGGCTGTTACACCCGAGGTTTTTTTGCTTGCTGCGGCTGGAGGGAAAATGGTTTCTGGGGGTataggggggaggttggggttaCTGTTGTGGCGAGTACCTAATATCGGGATTTGTGCATGTGTCTGTGGATGGTTGTGCGGCTACCACTCGGCCGGCATGTTgtgcgagggtggtggtccagCCATcatttttttggtttctgaGGGGAGTACAACAtgatggggtggggatgggggtgagaGTGGGAAGGATGGCGTGTAGTGAAACTCGGGTATGgtaggggggggagagggggggagtatATGGTGGGTCAGTTAGGTAGCTTTTTTCTTAGGTTTTTGAGAATGAAAACTGTTTTTCTATATTGGAGTTTTAGCAACCGTCATGGCCTTTTCAAAACAGGCAGAATTATGTGACAATGGTATATCAAATTATGGCCACATTTGTGGTTCCTTAGCTTTCATTCCCGAGGGGCTccggggggtttgggttgggttcaagggaaaggggggcgaTCGGAATTTTgttgagatggatgatgggttgCCGAATTATGGGGTTACGGGGGGGAAGAATGGAAGCTGGGTAACTACGAATATTGAAATGGAGAGGGCTGGGGAGTAAGTAAAATTGATGATGGTTCAAGAACGGATAAGGGAAGCTAGTTACCTGTATATCGAGCTGGCGGTTGCTTGTTCAGCTGAGGAAAGACATGGTTTGTCTGTGTTCAAGTGGTGTGTATGTTGTTGCTCAGGGAGGATGAGACCAGGCATGGGGGCTGTTAGTTTCATGCGGACAGGATGCAGTGTTGAAGGTTTGAGTGAGATGgggtttgaggttgagacATTAGATCTGCTTTGTgcgaggttgttgtttttgggggtggtggttgactgGTTGCTTCAACGGCATCCCAGTTTGGATCCCTTTTTTCGTCTGAAGGGAGGATGCCCCCCCAGCTCAGTTGAGCCTCGCACCTGCCTGGCGCGAACCCTGAGGGTTTGCCTCACTAACTGGTGGATATTCACCTTATGGTTGCCGGCAGATTCTGAGCACGATGATATACAGATATCTTTCTCGGACGTCAAGGCTGCTGGGTGTCTGGTCAGTGATTCTGAAGACCATTGTCCTGTCTCTAGCTTCTTGAGCGCTTGGGAACCGGTACCCGCAGTGGGCTCTCGCCTAGTAAATCAGGGAGAACTTGTGATTAATGGGCTGCGGTGCGGTGCGGCCGTGAGGGCTACGCTTCGTCGGACATGATAGTGAGGCGGGTGGACTGTGGATATCTTCTTCGTTGAGGCATACGAACTGGCAAATGGAAGAGGTTCTCGGTTTACCCGTGCCGCTTTTTTCGCCGTTTTGCGTGCTTGCCTGCCAGAGATAGATAggcttcatcttcatcgggTGGGACTTCATTGATGGCGGTTGCGGAAGTCCATGTTGGTGGATAgttctcctcgtcatcaaGCGAGTTGGCAAGTCCTTCGGCAACGAGTCTGTCCTTTTCTCCTCGGAGGGCATTCTTGCTGGCTCAAGGTCGGAAAGAGGTATCCGTAGTTACCTTGggctctctctccttcatAAACCCAGATCATGGGGCTCATCAACGGTGGATCTCTGTTCCATGAGTTGGCAAATCTTGAGCAAATCACTTTCTCTCTTGCTCAGAAGATACTCCGCGATATCTCTGTCTAGACCTTTTGCTCTTCTCGTTTACCTCTCCTATCCCCAATGGATGGGAAACCACGGTTGTTGATTACAGTAGACCATTATGGTGGATATCTCGACACTCTCCCATATTATAAGGCTTATTACTCGGTgggacctcctcccctccctttaTATGAGCTGGCAAGCTCCTGACAAATtaccttttctttcccaaGAGACGTTTCCTGTCACTTGCATTTCTTGCGTGCTTCCTTCGTTGGGTCTCTTTGCCCCCATCTCACATggacctccttcctccccccctttcagtGTGTGTGAGCTGGCAACCTCCCAGCAAGtcaatcccctccccctttttttccttttttttttttttttcggtcaAACTCCCCCCTTTGATAGGTTAAATTGAGATAAATGTGGATATCGGGTCGTTGATTCGTAGGGCGTTGTCCTATCATGTCCTGAAGCCGTTGATTTGCAGCAACAAAGTTAAGGTAGGTCATGCACAAGCGAGAGAGAGTTGTGTCTTGTAAGGCAGACAACCGTTTGGTGTAAAGATATCAAAAAAATCCaggaggttgggaagggagggagtgTTGGGCAAAggggtgtgtgggtgtgtgtggtggcggcggctcAAGAAGTTAGGTGCCAATTGCGTTACTTCGTTTCTTTGCTTCTGTGCTGATTGTCTTTGCATACACATGGGCTTTCTTACATGAAAGTTGAGCTTGAGGGGGAGTGGTTTATTGGTTGGATGGGTGAGCGAGCGGGAAGGATTTACTTGCCCTGTcgagggatgatgatgatgatgatgatgatgatgatgatgataaagAGGGGATAACAAACTTCAATCCCTAGATCTTGAGATcagacacacacaaaaaaTATGGGGTGATGGAAGATGCAAGCGAAAATGGGCCGAGATGGAAATGGATCCCTTGACCTGCAAGAGGCGTATAGCTGCAGATGGGGAATATGCAGATGTAGTGgatgtctgtctgtctgttcGTTCTACTCTACATTGGACAGATACCTTACCTTAACCGCCCGCCGGCTCGTCTGGGGGACAGGCAGCAAAACGTCAAAGTGTGAAACGCGCTTATGCAGtcggtttgggaggagggagatatCCTTCGGACTTTCTACTACAGTGATAGCTATCAAGCAGTATTTTGTTTGCCGGCTTGTACATATCACCTGGATGTCAACGAGGCTCGAGAGCCATGCGAGCACACAGACTCGAGGGAGCAACGATGGGCCCAGGGATGATGGAATCATCAAGGGAAAAATCCAACGGTCGGTCGCAGAAGAGGCAAAGGAAGAGACGCTGATGTGTTGGCTCGATCCAAGGTGTGTGGTTCAGGGTGTGATCGGGACACGGATGGAATTCCTTCGGGGATATAAATGGATATTTTCCTTATAGGGTTTTGCAGGCACGGGGATCACACGGTTcgcttcttctgcttcttcaggTTCCCATCCTTGTCTTGCTCCGGCTCTTGAACCCGTAGAGCAGATATGGTAACGCGTGGTGGGgaatggtggaggaggggttcaGCTGGTGTGGACTGGACTTCGAAATAAAATAAATAAATTCCTGTGAATTGGCCGTGAATGTGTGAAGCGGTGGTGTGAGCTGGGCTTTGCCGGGATCTTAATTACCGCCGGTATAGTCCGGGTTAGTGCCCTGTTTGAAGTTGAGTCACGCCTTGGGAAGCCATCACTATTAGTGCCAGCTACCCAGTTTGAGAAGGATACACTATCTCTGGCACCCTCGGCTCGGTACATACATTCCACAAGAGATCTAGTAAATATCTGATAGTCCCAAAATTTGCTGGGCCGAATCgcgagaggaggagatggttcACGATCTGGTGGATCGGTAAAATGATCAAAAAGAGGAGCCTCGGGCAGCCGGCCCCATCGTATGTGCATCATGTTTGCTAATGCTGGACTTGCCGATGCGATGCCGATATCTGGTGGATCCAGATGACACTTCCTTGACTGTATGTATCGAAACGAGCTACGAACTTGGTCGATACGGAGGCATGAGCTGGCCAATGATGTCATTTGCTACCATTCAACGTCCACCATTCGAGACGAGTACGCACTGATTCAAATACCGGCGTCGAGATGGCGTGAAGCTGGTGCTGTCCGCAGAGTTGGGACCACGGAGAAAGATGGTGAGCAGATGGTGCCAGAGACGGCGAGAGGGTGCCGTTGAAcgttggaggggaaggtcGAGACGACGACCTGGTGTATGAAGTTGCTTGCTGTCCTGGCCTGTCGTTGGTACATCAGGACAgttgggttgaggttgataGATCTGGCCCTCGACCTCGTTCCATGTCGGAAGCACTGCGACTCGAGATCCGACCGAGGGCTGCGATTGGTTGAGGGGCAAGATATGCGCGGCCAAAACGCGTAGGTTCGCGTCCAGTCGTTTGCACTTTGATAAACAAAAGCGCGACGGCGCCGTCTCCCGTTGGACGGTTGGGACGGTTAGAGAATAACTGCCAAACGTGCTCGACCTCTCTCAATCAACTGGCTTCAACTGCCTCTCGACTGGCTCGCCGGCCCATCCGCCTTGCACGGCAGGCAGACTgaagcagaggcagaggaaaGCTGCGTCTGCCGTGCACATCGTCCATCTGCTCGGCCCAGTTCACTCAAGCACCGGGCGGCCAGGCCAGTCCCCAGTCCAGTCCCCTCCCCGCGCCCTAGGGATCGTGCATCCCTCTGCACAGCCCACTTTTTGCCCGTTCTAGTGAATTCACGAGAGGAATTTACGGGAGGGTTTTCTCCCTGCTCCTGTATTGTACTGTGCTCAGATATCTTTCCCACTCTTCATCCCGAAACGAAAAGAAGCGACGAAGAACACAGACAGGATACCTTACACTACATGGTAATAACTGTATACCTATTCCTGACGACATCGCCGAGAGCAGCATCTGCACATCTGGACCTGGGACCAGCTCAAGGCTTGAACCACCACTTACATAGACGACGACTTTCCTGCTCTGCCGCACCCCTGCACCCGAAGACGACTAGGCCCCCTCCCTGTCCGAGGTCAGCCCGCGTCTTCCCACTCCGTTGGCCTGTTCTCCGCTCCCTGCCCGCTCGCTGCCCCAccccacggccttcttggaTTCTTGGAACAAAGTGTGGTGAGCTGGCAGACGGGCTCTCTTTCTCAcacgcccccccctcccccagccagACAGAGAGCACATCCTTCTAGTACCCTACACTACCCTACTACCCGCCCGCGtcaagcaccaccaaccttACCTCCCTCGActcctctcttccctcccacttcccctccctcgacTCAACCTGACATCCGTATCGTGAAGAAGCAACGATAACCCCGCGACACCAAGATCGGTAACAATCATCGGTCTTCAGTCCTCTCACTCACTGTGCTGTGTCGCTCACTTGTCGCCAAGCGCCCACCTTCATCCATTACACGAGAAGGACGACGACCATCCCTTGCCTCACCGCCCCCCACAATTCCATCAAACCAGATCCGCACCACAGGTGGAGGTAAGAAAAGAGCTTTAACAGTCTTTGATCCTTTCCCTCACTGTCGTcacaccatcttcttctccgatCGCTGTCGACGACCGACTCCTTGCTCGGCCGAGCGCGTCCCGTCTCATCTCATCGACACATCAGCGACTGACCAACAGCTCAAGGGCACCATCGATATAACCACATCGCTCCACTCCACAGCTCGGCCTGACATGGCCAAGCCGCCGCGTTTTCAGGCCTCTCAAGCCGGCTTCCCCATCTACGAGGACTTCAACTTCGACCAGACAgctcccatcatcagcaacgCACCCATGCCTCCAGCACCGAAGCCGGCCCGACAGCCTCTCCAGAGCGCCGATGCCAATGTCGTACTGAACCCGCCCACATCTAGCTTTGTCAAGCAATCACCACTGAAGCCGAGTGCTCCGCCATCCAATATGCCGCTCACCCCGATGAAGTCGTCTCGAAGCAGCAAGCTCAGCATGGTTCAGATGATGCCGCCAAGCAACTTTCAGCAGCAAGGGACCGACTCGCCCGAGAAGAGACAACCTGTAATGTCGAGGTTCAAGACGGTCGCCCAAAAACCTCAGCAGTCCGACTTCAACATTCAGCAGTTCATGGGCAAGGAAAACTCACATCCCATGATTTTCCCCGCGCCACCCCAGCCACAACAGTTCAACCTACCTCTGGAGCATTATTACCAAAAACCGTCAGGAAAGCGATTGTTGGAGGCTGCACCGATCAAGGAACTGAGGCCCGCCAAGAAGCAAAGGGTGGACGACGCGCTGCCACCGCACGACTCATTCCCGCAGATTATCGACGATGGATCAAAGCCAGGACACAGCTATGCGACTTTGATTGGGATGGCCATCCTCCGCTCACCACAGCGACGATTGACACTGGCTCAGATCTACAAGTGGATTTCTGACACATATTCCTTCTACAATGCCAACGATGCGGGGTGGCAGAACAGCATCCGTCATAACCTGTCTCTCAACAAGCACTTCATCAAGCAGGAACGACCCAAGGATGATCCGGGCAAGGGCAACTATTGGGCAATTGAACCGGGCGCAGAACACTTGTTCATGAAGGAAAAGCCCTCGAGGAAAGCGGCCGCCCCATCAGCTGAGAATATGCCGGTCATGTCGACGCGTCTCGAGCCCTCTCAACCACAAATGCCTCAATTTCACGAACCGATTTTGCCGCCTCAGCTTCCCATCGCACCCAACCCTCTGCCGCAATTACCGCCAATGCCATCATCGCAACAGCTAGCTCCTGCAAGCCACTTGCCGGAGCTCTCATCCGACGCCACCATTCCAGCTTCCGATCTGGCCACCGTTGATGACGGGCATGACAGGCTTGGGGAGAATGACCTTCACGACAACAACCTGTACTCTCCTCTGCCTGCGGCCATGCACTCCTCGCCTCCCGTTCCCAAACGTGTGGAATCGAGACACAGTGACACCCCCCCACCTCAGAGGCGGGGACATGGTTCGTCAGTCAGCAAGTCGCGTACTCGGCGTTCGTTCATGGATGATAGCGGGTACATTTCCTCCCTCGAGTCGTCAGCAATGCGTCCTGGGCGGGACCACTCCAAGCTACTCACCTCTGAGGCTGATCGTCCGCGTCTTCGTAGAGGcctggccgaggaagagatTGTCCGTCTCCGCGCCTCATCTTACGACAGCCCCTCAAAGGGTCGCTCTCAGGCCTACGTTCCGCCTTCCTCGTCACCTCTGCGGCAGCCAGTTCATAGCAACGCTGGGCAGATGCTTCCGCCGTTGACCCCTGCCATGAAGCTCAAGGCgccccccaagccaccagCGTCTGTCTCGCCTAGCACCAACTTGCGCCTTCACCGAGAAAGCATCCAGTCCATGGTGGACGGGGACTCGCCCTACAAGCGCGTCGCGGCTATGTGTCCCGAAGTGCAGCTCACCCCCGGCTATCTCATGGATGATTTGTTCGCCAACTTCGAGCATACCAAGGACGACGAATTTCCAGAGTTCGACATCTTCAACGAGACGTACACATCACTCTATGCTCTGTCTCCTGCCGGAATCGCGCCCACCGGCTCGCCTGTGAAGCGCTCTGTGAGGAAGCAGAGACTGGAACGCTCGCATTCCACGGGCGCGTTGAGCGACCTGGCCGCTCCCTTGTCCAACAATTCTGCGAGCTCGGCGTCTTTCCTCAAGGTTCCTGCTCAGCCGAACAATCTGATGCTGGAGACACCGAGCAAGGTCTTTGATGGCCTTCTTTCATCGCCAAGCAAGCTTTTCCACGACCTGCAATCGCCATCCAAAATGCCAGCGGCGCTCAACGGTGAGAATCTGGCCCCCTGGCTCTCCATGGATGACCTTTACGCGCCTGATGTCCTCGGAGAGGAGAGTAACGATTTCCAGCCGATTGACATGCTCGCTGGGTTCGAGAAGATTGGCTCAAGCAGCTCGCAAGCATcgcgcaacaacaacaacaacaacaacaacaacaacaacaacaacaacaacaacaacaacaacaacaacaacaatcgGCCCTCTCAAAAATCGAGCCTCACCCGCTCGTACACTACCAAGTTTTGAGGGGTCCATGAATCCATGAGTTTAAAGGGCCCGTGGTTTGTGTTCCCTTGCCATTCTCGCATATCACTTTGCAAGACTGGGAAGGAAAGCACAAGATGACGACAGTTACGACTGATGACGGATTACACTCACATATGTGGCggctgagggggggggggctcgcacacacacacaacacaagtATTGGTTTGCATTATATGGGGTTAAAAAGGGGCTGGCGCGCTTCCAGCCTCAcggctgcttcttcttccagatGTGGATGATCTTTTGGGGCGgcttgggggggtgggggggaataCTTTACTTGTTGTGGGATTATCTTGTCGTAATCACGAATACTTAATGAAGGGATGGGTTCTTTGTTTTTCAATAGGGGGGTTGGGTAAACCGGAGTATATAGGGGGgtaccacacacacaacatacacaacaacagcaagggAAGGGTCAAACgggacaacaacagcatATTCTGGACTGGGAAGCGTGTTTAGCTTTGGGAGCGAGCTTTGTTTTTGTGGcgttttttctcttctcatcCTGGCTTTTTTGCTGTTCTGCGGGAGGATTTTTTTTCAGTGAGGTTTTGATATCTCTTCTGGATTTTTCGGTTCTTTCTTTTCACCGGCGGCCTGGATTGCGttgtgtctttttttttcgggaTATATGGATTGGGactgggttggttggggcgGGGATTGTATTTGGAGATTCATTATAACCTGTATGGATTGGGCTTCTGTGTGTGGTCGTGGTTGGATCTGGGAGCTCATTTCTGTGTTGGGTTATATCGATCTGTTTAGGGGGATATCTTTGTTTGGATTTCCTTTACAGGATCTGTGGGAATACCTGGGTTGGgaatttttattttctgttGAGAATCATCAATCTGATTTTGCGCTTTGCGGATTTGTTGTTCTCTTCTGTGGACATTATTGACTTTTGGCTTTGACATATGTACAGGTGAATGTGTATAAAATGAGGTGATGTGTGGGTGGGGGTTCACGTGTGTGAAAAGAATCAAGGCTTGACTTTGACTCTGCCCTGTTGAAGATGCTTTTGGAACGTGATGTTTGTATCAGGACCAAACTGAGACTATTTCCCAGACTAAGAACCAGGTTCACTAGGTCTTCACTCCAAACCTGAAAAATTACACTTGAACAGCTCTAACGCAAGAACGACCATCCTATCTACATCTCAAAAACATATCCCCGTGTGTGAGCAAACACCAGAAATGTCCTAGCATAGACCTCCCACTTTGATACGAAAAGAGGCAAAGAAAGCCCAGAGTCCACTTCACGCCTCAAAATCCAAGCAATCTACCCCAAAGGGCAAACGCCAGGGAAATAGCCACTGCATCTCTGAtcttgtctttttcttctttcatCCCCAAACAGGCCTAAGCTCTTCTTTTCATAATATcaaaccctccccaaactcagTCTCCCCCTCCTGTATATTTCTAGACCAAACAACAAGCAACCTCAACAATTTCCACTCAAAAAGGAGAACAAAACAATCGGCATCCATCAATCCCTAGAAAATACCAGATCCAGTTCTCTAACCACGTATTGTGCGTACCATAGCCACCTCGCTTACTGGTTCATTGGTTTACATTTGGTTTATCTGTGTATATAGCAAAAGCAAAGTCTCGCAAAGAGAAACAAtctcccctctcctcaaaatctaccacccccccaatccccccaactccactCCATCATTAACCCACTCATAAAGCAACACCGCCCTCTCAAATCAGTCTATATCCtacaaacaacaccatcctcttcaaaCAGTCTATATCTTACAAAACacttcctcatccccccctcccattaTCTGTACACACCAACAGCCTATCTTATCAACACACTCACTGTCAACACacactccctccctctctttctACCTCTCTCTCAAACGCGGCAGAATCATACATATGTATAAGGGAAAACCAGGGaaaaacaccacaacaaaAACTGTGTTGTACAACCTACCGCAAAAGGGCAACGTTGACATAAACGAGTGTGTGGTTGGTCGCCAAGagcaaagcaagcaaggAATGTAAAGCTGTTGCAGTGGTGCTGGGGAAAATTCATTCTTGGCTGTACAAAAGCAAGGTAGGGTAGGGTGGGTAGGTGGGAATGGTGTGTGATGATGGCTATCATCGTGCGGTTtacaagaaagaaagaaagaggaagaggcgcAATCAATGGCAAAGGGCACAAGGAAAAATAAAACAACCAATGGGTAATTA includes:
- the HCM1 gene encoding Forkhead transcription factor (COG:K; EggNog:ENOG503NXCX), whose translation is MVITGTIDITTSLHSTARPDMAKPPRFQASQAGFPIYEDFNFDQTAPIISNAPMPPAPKPARQPLQSADANVVLNPPTSSFVKQSPLKPSAPPSNMPLTPMKSSRSSKLSMVQMMPPSNFQQQGTDSPEKRQPVMSRFKTVAQKPQQSDFNIQQFMGKENSHPMIFPAPPQPQQFNLPLEHYYQKPSGKRLLEAAPIKELRPAKKQRVDDALPPHDSFPQIIDDGSKPGHSYATLIGMAILRSPQRRLTLAQIYKWISDTYSFYNANDAGWQNSIRHNLSLNKHFIKQERPKDDPGKGNYWAIEPGAEHLFMKEKPSRKAAAPSAENMPVMSTRLEPSQPQMPQFHEPILPPQLPIAPNPLPQLPPMPSSQQLAPASHLPELSSDATIPASDLATVDDGHDRLGENDLHDNNLYSPLPAAMHSSPPVPKRVESRHSDTPPPQRRGHGSSVSKSRTRRSFMDDSGYISSLESSAMRPGRDHSKLLTSEADRPRLRRGLAEEEIVRLRASSYDSPSKGRSQAYVPPSSSPLRQPVHSNAGQMLPPLTPAMKLKAPPKPPASVSPSTNLRLHRESIQSMVDGDSPYKRVAAMCPEVQLTPGYLMDDLFANFEHTKDDEFPEFDIFNETYTSLYALSPAGIAPTGSPVKRSVRKQRLERSHSTGALSDLAAPLSNNSASSASFLKVPAQPNNLMLETPSKVFDGLLSSPSKLFHDLQSPSKMPAALNGENLAPWLSMDDLYAPDVLGEESNDFQPIDMLAGFEKIGSSSSQASRNNNNNNNNNNNNNNNNNNNNNNNRPSQKSSLTRSYTTKF